Proteins encoded in a region of the Prunus persica cultivar Lovell chromosome G4, Prunus_persica_NCBIv2, whole genome shotgun sequence genome:
- the LOC18778368 gene encoding cationic amino acid transporter 8, vacuolar, which translates to MEEEDEQNPQQRSYWSRWSKHDFFPEPTFQNLSSYKDALSHTPSRLKDRLLHRSSDSFELLQLPKQSENRMKRCLTWWDLVWLGFGSVVGSGIFVITGQATRDAGPSIVLSYAISGFSALLSVLCYTEFAVEIPVAGGSFSYLRIELGDFVAFIAAGNILLEALVGSAGLGRSWSSYFASMIRTDDTDFLRIRVKSLPNGFNLLDPIAVVVLLVANSIAMSGTRRTSVLNWIASIASAFIIVFIIIVGFVRGNTANLTPFFPFGAEGCFKAAAIVFWSYTGFDMVANMAEEAKKPSRDIPVGLIGSMSLITVVYCLMALVLSMMQKYTEIDEDAAYSVAFEAIGMDWAKYLVSICALKGMTTSLLVGSMGQARYTTQIARAHMIPPWFALVHPKTGTPIYATVMVTLVSAVVALFTSLDVLSSVFSFSTLCIFMFVAIALLVRRYYVKDATPRNDLVKFLICLFVIIGSSIGVTVLWNADKRGWIWYVVFGVIWLLGTLWMAFLPKHRVPKVWGVPLVPWFPALSIGINVFLIGSLGYVAFLRFFICTAVMVAYYLLVGVHATYDVAHHIEQESKTEEGNESAS; encoded by the coding sequence atggaagaagaagacgaacaAAACCCACAACAGAGAAGCTACTGGAGCAGATGGAGCAAACACGACTTTTTCCCGGAACCCACATTCCAAAACTTATCTTCATACAAAGACGCACTTTCCCACACTCCTTCTCGCCTCAAAGACCGTCTTCTCCACCGCTCCTCTGACTCCTTTGAGCTCCTTCAGCTCCCGAAACAGAGTGAGAATCGCATGAAGCGTTGCCTCACTTGGTGGGACTTGGTCTGGCTTGGCTTCGGCTCTGTTGTTGGTTCAGGCATTTTTGTAATCACTGGCCAGGCAACCCGTGATGCTGGGCCTTCCATTGTTCTCTCCTATGCCATCTCTGGTTTCTCTGCTTTGCTCTCAGTTTTGTGCTACACAGAGTTCGCTGTTGAAATCCCAGTTGCAGGCGGGTCCTTTTCATACCTTCGAATCGAATTGGGAGACTTTGTGGCTTTCATAGCAGCTGGGAATATTCTGCTGGAGGCCCTTGTTGGTTCAGCTGGACTGGGTCGTTCTTGGTCTTCTTACTTTGCCAGCATGATCAGGACTGATGACACTGACTTTCTTCGAATTCGGGTAAAATCTTTGCCTAATGGTTTTAATCTCTTAGACCCAATTGCTGTTGTGGTGCTTTTGGTTGCCAATAGTATTGCAATGAGCGGGACAAGGAGGACTTCTGTGTTGAATTGGATTGCTTCTATAGCTAGtgcttttattattgtgtttaTAATAATTGTTGGGTTTGTTCGTGGCAACACTGCAAATTTGACACCCTTTTTCCCATTTGGAGCAGAGGGTTGTTTCAAGGCTGCAGCTATTGTGTTCTGGTCTTATACTGGTTTTGATATGGTTGCCAATATGGCTGAGGAAGCTAAGAAACCCTCAAGGGATATACCAGTAGGTTTGATTGGTTCTATGAGTTTGATCACAGTGGTTTATTGCTTGATGGCTTTGGTACTGAGCATGATGCAGAAATACACTGAAATTGATGAAGATGCCGCTTATTCGGTTGCTTTCGAAGCGATTGGCATGGATTGGGCTAAGTATTTAGTGAGTATATGTGCCCTCAAGGGAATGACTACGAGCCTTCTGGTTGGATCTATGGGGCAAGCTAGGTATACCACTCAGATTGCAAGAGCTCATATGATTCCACCCTGGTTTGCTTTGGTTCACCCGAAAACCGGAACCCCTATTTATGCTACTGTCATGGTGACCTTAGTTAGTGCAGTTGTAGCACTATTCACTAGTCTGGATGTGCTGTCCAGTGTCTTTTCTTTCAGTACGCTCTGCATTTTTATGTTTGTGGCTATTGCATTGCTTGTGAGGCGGTATTATGTTAAGGATGCGACACCGAGGAATGATTTGGTCAAATTTCTtatatgtttgtttgttataaTTGGCTCTTCTATTGGAGTTACAGTTCTTTGGAATGCAGACAAGCGGGGGTGGATTTGGTATGTAGTTTTTGGTGTTATTTGGTTATTGGGGACTTTGTGGATGGCATTCCTTCCAAAGCACCGAGTTCCCAAAGTTTGGGGGGTTCCGCTTGTTCCTTGGTTTCCCGCATTGTCAATTGGAATTAATGTTTTCCTCATTGGATCTCTGGGTTATGTTGCATTCTTGAGGTTTTTCATTTGCACTGCGGTTATGGTTGCCTACTATTTGCTAGTTGGTGTACATGCAACATATGATGTAGCTCACCATATTGAACAAGAGTCTAAAACTGAAGAGGGAAATGAAAGTGCAAGTTAA